A genomic stretch from Alosa sapidissima isolate fAloSap1 chromosome 3, fAloSap1.pri, whole genome shotgun sequence includes:
- the LOC121704967 gene encoding protein FAM171A2 isoform X1, whose product MIRYGSQSGYRDVAYRMTPPCSCRFLAFLLYFYVRGISSKSIAEHGALEVQVRVQVFDSSDLSPLSHAFIKVHGNQSVLASSEAGSDGMLVVNFLYRPGTLVIITASKQDYITNSVPWHANRIPLYASVSLYLLTERPGTLILYDDIIQVFRGSPGVRNQPRVQLQRRSLTLNSSYADVSAVLTTTMAHDELASFPYLLGVEVNSTGGESGWMELTAVAAVSAQLFDREGRAVPVTESFHMSIPLPSDSRLRSPTSIPVWVYHSTTGVWLRNGTGYIKREGSQLTWEFMASKLGYWVAAFPSTAGSGLGHPGLRDITAYHTLFLLSILASLALLVLVLLCVLLYYCRRRCLKPRRQQGKLQSSAALNGSRRDQGTSMSRLNLICGGHAEPGTSSGDQDAIRSDASPSRDHKSARDEFSKHVPAHKLRHSKSKGPKGGAKGESFPMKVHRATETVSLEPPVIRDEYGRVYAAGEDKDAEYHRRNVANDNRGYTSEPPSPPPDKPPEYSQLSQAADHLARPTSLNTQPGQIIFCSSLDQMKENIYRSMVPTLVIPAHYMRLSSEFGSGEAGKDGQPASERDKDAQGGASGGGHQGQGSHQQAQQGGSSSPDDSEGSSWASTGPGGSVHIPVLFNDSTMAQMNGELQALTEKKLLELGVKQHPRAWFISLDGRANAHVRHSYIDVGSADLAGHHVMGHASSHSTPTTLSTSTHNTQPSSSSKDCSPDTLSQESQDRKPLSSAAYSSAQRKSKDSGRDERSGTGHRKGHGSSGGVGGGGVKPYSKLAYQDALELSGGVARMGASSPLENPLTPLLDEGPDDPRGSPVARKGRSRGNSSRSSNNSESRRDSVTSPEDDPDDKDGNKKSPWQRHEERPLMVFHPKK is encoded by the exons atgATACGTTATGGAAGCCAGTCTGGATATAGGGATGTAGCTTACAGGATGACGCCGCCTTGCAGCTGTCGTTTTCTCGCCTTTCTTTTGTACTTCTACGTGCGGGGAATATCCAGTAAATCCATCGCGGAACATGGAGCACTGG AGGTTCAGGTCAGAGTTCAAGTCTTTGACAGCAGTGACCTTTCACCCCTGTCGCACGCCTTCATCAAGGTCCACGGCAACCAAAGCGTCCTGGCTTCCAGCGAGGCAGGAAGTGATGGCATGCTCGTGGTCAACTTCCTTTACCGGCCGGGCACCTTGGTGATCATCACAGCCTCCAAACAGGATTACATCACCAACTCCGTGCCCTGGCATGCCAACCGCATCCCTT tgtATGCATCTGTCAGTCTGTACCTGCTGACTGAGAGGCCAGGCACCCTCATCCTCTATGATGACATCATTCAGGTGTTTCGTGGTTCCCCAG GGGTGAGAAACCAGCCTCGGGTCCAGCTGCAGAGGCGATCGCTGACGCTCAACTCCTCCTACGCCGACGTGTCGGCAGTCCTCACCACCACCATGGCGCATGACGAGCTGGCCAGCTTCCCTTACCTGCTGGGGGTGGAGGTCAACAGCACAG GAGGGGAGAGTGGCTGGATGGAGCTGACGGCGGTGGCAGCGGTGAGCGCCCAGCTGTTTGACCGCGAGGGCCGAGCCGTGCCGGTCACAGAGTCGTTCCACATGTCCATCCCGCTGCCCTCCGACTCACGCCTCCGCAGCCCCACCAGCATACCTGTGTGGGTCTACCACAGCAcgacag GTGTGTGGCTGAGGAATGGGACAGGCTACATTAAGAGAGAGGGTTCCCAGCTCACCTGGGAGTTCATGGCCTCCAAGCTGGGATACTGGGTGGCGGCTTTCCCCTCTACTGCAG GGTCCGGCCTGGGTCACCCGGGACTGCGGGACATCACGGCCTACCACACGCTCTTCCTGCTGTCCATCCTGGCCTCGCTGGCCCTGCTCGTGCTCGTCCTGCTCTGTGTGCTCCTCTACTACTGCAG GAGGCGTTGTCTGAAGCCGCGTCGTCAGCAGGGGAAACTCCAGAGCTCTGCGGCTCTGAACGGCTCGAGGCGAGACCAGGGCACGTCCATGTCCCGCCTCAACCTCATCTGCGGCGGGCACGCCGAGCCAGGCACGTCCAGTGGCGACCAGGACGCTATCCGGTCCGACGCGTCGCCCTCCAGAGACCACAAGAGCGCCCGTGACGAGTTCTCCAAGCACGTGCCAGCGCACAAGCTGCGCCACTCCAAGAGCAAGGGCCCCAAGGGGGGGGCGAAGGGCGAGAGCTTCCCCATGAAGGTGCACCGCGCCACGGAGACCGTCTCGCTGGAGCCCCCCGTCATCCGCGATGAGTACGGACGCGTCTACGCAGCCGGCGAAGACAAAGACGCGGAATACCACCGGAGAAACGTCGCCAACGACAACCGCGGGTACACCTCGGAGCCGCCGTCTCCGCCGCCCGACAAGCCTCCGGAATATTCCCAGCTGTCCCAGGCGGCCGACCACCTGGCCCGACCCACCTCCCTGAACACCCAGCCGGGCCAGATCATCTTCTGCAGCTCGCTGGACCAGATGAAGGAGAACATCTACCGCAGCATGGTCCCCACGCTGGTCATCCCGGCCCACTACATGCGCCTGTCGTCCGAGTTCGGCTCGGGAGAAGCGGGCAAAGATGGTCAGCCCGCGTCGGAGCGGGACAAGGATGCGCAGGGAGGAGCCAGCGGCGGGGGCCACCAGGGTCAAGGGTCGCATCAGCAGGCCCAGCAGGGAGGCTCGTCGTCACCGGACGACTCGGAGGGCAGCAGCTGGGCGTCCACGGGGCCGGGCGGCTCGGTCCACATCCCGGTGCTGTTCAACGACTCCACCATGGCACAGATGAACGGCGAGCTGCAGGCGCTGACGGAGAAGAAGCTTCTGGAGCTCGGCGTGAAGCAGCACCCGCGCGCCTGGTTCATCTCGCTGGACGGCCGCGCCAACGCCCACGTGCGCCACTCCTACATCGACGTGGGCTCCGCCGACCTCGCCGGACACCACGTCATGGGGCACGCGTCCTCGCACTCCACGCCCACCACCCTCTCCACGTCCACCCACAACACgcagcccagcagcagcagcaaggaCTGCAGCCCCGACACCCTCTCCCAGGAGAGCCAGGACCGCAAGCCCCTCTCCTCCGCCGCCTACTCGTCCGCCCAGCGCAAGAGCAAGGACAGCGGGAGGGACGAGCGCTCGGGCACCGGGCATCGCAAGGGTCACGGCAGCAGCGGCGGCGTCGGCGGGGGCGGGGTCAAGCCCTACTCCAAACTGGCCTATCAAGACGCCCTGGAGCTGAGTGGGGGTGTGGCCCGCATGGGGGCCAGCTCTCCGCTGGAGAACCCGCTGACGCCGCTGCTGGACGAGGGCCCGGACGATCCCCGGGGGTCACCTGTCGCCCGTAAAGGTCGCAGCCGTGGCAACAGCTCgcgcagcagcaacaacagtgAGTCGCGGCGCGATTCCGTCACCAGTCCCGAAGACGACCCTGACGACAAGGACGGGAACAAGAAGAGTCCATGGCAACGGCACGAGGAGAGGCCGCTCATGGTGTTCCACCCCAAGAAATAA
- the LOC121704967 gene encoding protein FAM171A2 isoform X2: MLVVNFLYRPGTLVIITASKQDYITNSVPWHANRIPLYASVSLYLLTERPGTLILYDDIIQVFRGSPGVRNQPRVQLQRRSLTLNSSYADVSAVLTTTMAHDELASFPYLLGVEVNSTGGESGWMELTAVAAVSAQLFDREGRAVPVTESFHMSIPLPSDSRLRSPTSIPVWVYHSTTGVWLRNGTGYIKREGSQLTWEFMASKLGYWVAAFPSTAGSGLGHPGLRDITAYHTLFLLSILASLALLVLVLLCVLLYYCRRRCLKPRRQQGKLQSSAALNGSRRDQGTSMSRLNLICGGHAEPGTSSGDQDAIRSDASPSRDHKSARDEFSKHVPAHKLRHSKSKGPKGGAKGESFPMKVHRATETVSLEPPVIRDEYGRVYAAGEDKDAEYHRRNVANDNRGYTSEPPSPPPDKPPEYSQLSQAADHLARPTSLNTQPGQIIFCSSLDQMKENIYRSMVPTLVIPAHYMRLSSEFGSGEAGKDGQPASERDKDAQGGASGGGHQGQGSHQQAQQGGSSSPDDSEGSSWASTGPGGSVHIPVLFNDSTMAQMNGELQALTEKKLLELGVKQHPRAWFISLDGRANAHVRHSYIDVGSADLAGHHVMGHASSHSTPTTLSTSTHNTQPSSSSKDCSPDTLSQESQDRKPLSSAAYSSAQRKSKDSGRDERSGTGHRKGHGSSGGVGGGGVKPYSKLAYQDALELSGGVARMGASSPLENPLTPLLDEGPDDPRGSPVARKGRSRGNSSRSSNNSESRRDSVTSPEDDPDDKDGNKKSPWQRHEERPLMVFHPKK, translated from the exons ATGCTCGTGGTCAACTTCCTTTACCGGCCGGGCACCTTGGTGATCATCACAGCCTCCAAACAGGATTACATCACCAACTCCGTGCCCTGGCATGCCAACCGCATCCCTT tgtATGCATCTGTCAGTCTGTACCTGCTGACTGAGAGGCCAGGCACCCTCATCCTCTATGATGACATCATTCAGGTGTTTCGTGGTTCCCCAG GGGTGAGAAACCAGCCTCGGGTCCAGCTGCAGAGGCGATCGCTGACGCTCAACTCCTCCTACGCCGACGTGTCGGCAGTCCTCACCACCACCATGGCGCATGACGAGCTGGCCAGCTTCCCTTACCTGCTGGGGGTGGAGGTCAACAGCACAG GAGGGGAGAGTGGCTGGATGGAGCTGACGGCGGTGGCAGCGGTGAGCGCCCAGCTGTTTGACCGCGAGGGCCGAGCCGTGCCGGTCACAGAGTCGTTCCACATGTCCATCCCGCTGCCCTCCGACTCACGCCTCCGCAGCCCCACCAGCATACCTGTGTGGGTCTACCACAGCAcgacag GTGTGTGGCTGAGGAATGGGACAGGCTACATTAAGAGAGAGGGTTCCCAGCTCACCTGGGAGTTCATGGCCTCCAAGCTGGGATACTGGGTGGCGGCTTTCCCCTCTACTGCAG GGTCCGGCCTGGGTCACCCGGGACTGCGGGACATCACGGCCTACCACACGCTCTTCCTGCTGTCCATCCTGGCCTCGCTGGCCCTGCTCGTGCTCGTCCTGCTCTGTGTGCTCCTCTACTACTGCAG GAGGCGTTGTCTGAAGCCGCGTCGTCAGCAGGGGAAACTCCAGAGCTCTGCGGCTCTGAACGGCTCGAGGCGAGACCAGGGCACGTCCATGTCCCGCCTCAACCTCATCTGCGGCGGGCACGCCGAGCCAGGCACGTCCAGTGGCGACCAGGACGCTATCCGGTCCGACGCGTCGCCCTCCAGAGACCACAAGAGCGCCCGTGACGAGTTCTCCAAGCACGTGCCAGCGCACAAGCTGCGCCACTCCAAGAGCAAGGGCCCCAAGGGGGGGGCGAAGGGCGAGAGCTTCCCCATGAAGGTGCACCGCGCCACGGAGACCGTCTCGCTGGAGCCCCCCGTCATCCGCGATGAGTACGGACGCGTCTACGCAGCCGGCGAAGACAAAGACGCGGAATACCACCGGAGAAACGTCGCCAACGACAACCGCGGGTACACCTCGGAGCCGCCGTCTCCGCCGCCCGACAAGCCTCCGGAATATTCCCAGCTGTCCCAGGCGGCCGACCACCTGGCCCGACCCACCTCCCTGAACACCCAGCCGGGCCAGATCATCTTCTGCAGCTCGCTGGACCAGATGAAGGAGAACATCTACCGCAGCATGGTCCCCACGCTGGTCATCCCGGCCCACTACATGCGCCTGTCGTCCGAGTTCGGCTCGGGAGAAGCGGGCAAAGATGGTCAGCCCGCGTCGGAGCGGGACAAGGATGCGCAGGGAGGAGCCAGCGGCGGGGGCCACCAGGGTCAAGGGTCGCATCAGCAGGCCCAGCAGGGAGGCTCGTCGTCACCGGACGACTCGGAGGGCAGCAGCTGGGCGTCCACGGGGCCGGGCGGCTCGGTCCACATCCCGGTGCTGTTCAACGACTCCACCATGGCACAGATGAACGGCGAGCTGCAGGCGCTGACGGAGAAGAAGCTTCTGGAGCTCGGCGTGAAGCAGCACCCGCGCGCCTGGTTCATCTCGCTGGACGGCCGCGCCAACGCCCACGTGCGCCACTCCTACATCGACGTGGGCTCCGCCGACCTCGCCGGACACCACGTCATGGGGCACGCGTCCTCGCACTCCACGCCCACCACCCTCTCCACGTCCACCCACAACACgcagcccagcagcagcagcaaggaCTGCAGCCCCGACACCCTCTCCCAGGAGAGCCAGGACCGCAAGCCCCTCTCCTCCGCCGCCTACTCGTCCGCCCAGCGCAAGAGCAAGGACAGCGGGAGGGACGAGCGCTCGGGCACCGGGCATCGCAAGGGTCACGGCAGCAGCGGCGGCGTCGGCGGGGGCGGGGTCAAGCCCTACTCCAAACTGGCCTATCAAGACGCCCTGGAGCTGAGTGGGGGTGTGGCCCGCATGGGGGCCAGCTCTCCGCTGGAGAACCCGCTGACGCCGCTGCTGGACGAGGGCCCGGACGATCCCCGGGGGTCACCTGTCGCCCGTAAAGGTCGCAGCCGTGGCAACAGCTCgcgcagcagcaacaacagtgAGTCGCGGCGCGATTCCGTCACCAGTCCCGAAGACGACCCTGACGACAAGGACGGGAACAAGAAGAGTCCATGGCAACGGCACGAGGAGAGGCCGCTCATGGTGTTCCACCCCAAGAAATAA